One genomic region from Phragmites australis chromosome 1, lpPhrAust1.1, whole genome shotgun sequence encodes:
- the LOC133922984 gene encoding vacuolar protein sorting-associated protein 36-like, with the protein MVYPNKELELQWISSQKTKRSFSATKKKKKINRGTRPEITSTMSAPAADWLPSAAVTASGRPVLSAGEVERNLLPLVDLEPEENPRLEPLRGCLLALTSHRLFFLHEPSRSARALPLASVVHAYPPHRRHSHNPLRSLFSSSSSSSSSHHHRIRLQISLPPARSEVVAIVVTCKTDVDVFFGRLLEAIRARAWEVAPAAAPASGAPVAEGAAPAEEDIAIRMPVVGVSGILRMEQEAWESAGQNLQDAFQDLNALMSKAKEMMQLAEKMRLKLLTNSSTQSNSNDEEMGSKQDMQDWLLSVGIVSPVTKETAGALYHQQLSLQLADFVRIPLEKAGGMIALVDVYCLFNRARGTELISPEDLLQACSLWEKVDVPVMLRKFDSGVKVIQTKTHSDEEVFARISSLAQKPDALQKGVSPSDAAFTLGIAPALAKEHLLNAENKGLLCRDVSPDGIRFFINLFNEIDPKNIYSQKSHGLYHAWISVAMASQ; encoded by the exons ATGGTGTACCCAAATAAGGAACTTGAACTTCAGTGGATCTCAtctcaaaaaacaaaaaggagCTTCAgtgcaaccaaaaaaaaaaaaaaaatcaaccgcGGCACCAGACCAGAGATCACCAGCACCATGTCTGCTCCCGCAGCCGACTGGCTGCCGTCCGCGGCCGTGACAGCGTCCGGCCGCCCGGTGCTGTCCGCCGGCGAGGTGGAGCGGAACCTCCTCCCGCTCGTGGACCTCGAGCCTGAGGAGAACCCGCGCCTCGAGCCCCTCCGCGGCTGCCTCCTCGCGCTCACTTCCCAccgcctcttcttcctccacgAGCCCTCCCGCTCCGCGCGCGCCCTCCCGCTCGCCTCCGTTGTCCATGCCTACCCTCCCCACCGCAGGCACAGCCACAACCCCCTCCGCTCgctcttctcctcctcgtcctcctcctcctcgtcgcacCACCACCGCATCCGCCTCCAGATCTCCCTGCCCCCCGCGCGATCGGAGGTCGTCGCCATCGTTGTGACGTGCAAGACCGACGTGGATGTGTTCTTCGGGAGGCTGCTCGAGGCAATCCGCGCGAGGGCCTGGGAGGTGGCCCCCGCGGCAGCTCCGGCGAGCGGCGCCCCGGTGGCGGAGGGGGCCGCGCCGGCGGAGGAGGATATCGCGATCCGGATGCCCGTGGTCGGGGTTTCGGGGATACTACGAATGGAGCAGGAGGCGTGGGAGAGCGCGGGGCAGAACTTGCAGGATGCATTCCAGGATCTCAACGCCCTCATG AGCAAAGCTAAGGAGATGATGCAGCTAGCAGAGAAAATGAGGCTAAAGCTACTAACGAATTCATCTACTCAATCGAATTCCAATGATGAAGAGATGGGTTCTAAGCAAGACATGCAGGATTGGCTACTGAGCGTTGGCATTGTGTCTCCTGTAACAAAAGAAACTGCCGGTGCTTTGTACCATCAACAGTTGTCACTGCAG CTGGCAGACTTTGTAAGAATACCACTTGAGAAAGCTGGTGGTATGATAGCACTAGTCGATGTATATTGTCTCTTCAACCGTGCTAGGGGAACAG AGTTGATCTCACCAGAGGATCTTTTGCAAGCTTGTTCACTGTGGGAGAAAGTTGATGT CCCAGTCATGCTCAGGAAATTTGATAGTGGAGTGAAGGTGATCCAGACCAAGACACATAGTGATGAAGAG GTATTTGCAAGAATCTCATCACTTGCACAAAAGCCGGATGCTCTTCAGAAGGGGGTTAGCCCCAGCGATGCCGCATTCACTCTGGGAATTGCACCAGCTTTAGCAAAGGAGCATCTTCTAAATGCAGAAAATAAAG GCCTGTTGTGCAGGGATGTCAGTCCAGATGGAATCCGCTTCTTTATCAATTTGTTTAATGAAATTGACCCCAAAAATATTTACTC GCAAAAAAGTCATGGACTATACCACGCTTGGATTTCCGTTGCAATGGCATCGCAGTGA